One Capsicum annuum cultivar UCD-10X-F1 chromosome 2, UCD10Xv1.1, whole genome shotgun sequence genomic window carries:
- the LOC107858794 gene encoding uncharacterized protein LOC107858794, with amino-acid sequence MEFFQKAKCIRLKSNHEKFLHADPDQESVYQDRSGSSKSVKWTVEFPEGLDNVIRLKSCYGKYLTALDEQHLFGVTGQKVVQSLPNKLDSLVEWEPIKEGSLVKLKTRYGNYLRANSGLPPWRNSVTHDIPHRHQDWILWAVDTVEVLLELPDESVSESGDDDLGSSFHLTTPKFSRTQSTLKSEGRLIYYYVADENGNVNDSVKGPSFQFKGHGLDELTKKLEEETGIEKIVVCSRNKFNGNLYPLRLALPPNNATMHVVVLPASSKVAKELVADVPTSKWSVLKTRTLS; translated from the exons ATGGAATTTTTCCAGAAAGCCAAATGTATTAGGCTAAAGAGCAACCATGAGAAATTCTTACATGCTGATCCTGATCAAGAATCCGTATACCAAGATCGCAGTGGATCTTCAAAGAGCGTTAAATGGACTGTCGAATTTCCAGAAGGATTAGACAATGTGATCAGATTGAAAAGCTGCTATGGAAAATACCTAACGGCCTTAGATGAACAACATCTATTTGGTGTAACAGGTCAGAAAGTTGTACAAAGTTTGCCTAATAAATTGGATTCATTAGTTGAGTGGGAACCTATTAAAGAGGGATCCTTGGTGAAGTTGAAAACTAGATATGGCAATTATTTAAGGGCAAATAGTGGATTACCTCCTTGGAGGAATTCAGTTACACATGATATACCTCATAGACATCAAGATTGGATCTTATGGGCAGTTGATACTGTTGAGGTACTGCTGGAATTGCCCGATGAAAGCGTTTCGGAATCAGGGGATGATGATTTGGGCTCATCTTTTCATCTTACAACTCCTAAATTTTCCAGGACTCAG TCCACTCTGAAGTCTGAAGGTAGGCTAATCTATTACTATGTAGCGGACGAGAATGGAAATGTGAATGATTCAGTGAAAGGGCCTTCATTTCAGTTCAAAGGGCATGGATTAGACGAACTGACTAAAAAATTGGAAGAAGAAACCGGGATAGAGAAGATTGTTGTCTGTTCGCGGAACAAATTTAATGGGAATTTATATCCTCTCCGTTTAGCATTACCGCCAAACAATGCAACTATGCATGTTGTTGTACTACCTGCATCATCTAAAG TGGCAAAAGAGCTGGTGGCAGATGTTCCCACATCCAAATGGTCGGTATTGAAGACTCGGACTCTATCGTGA
- the LOC107861036 gene encoding uncharacterized protein LOC107861036 isoform X1, protein MNMKFLETAKTIRLKTHNGKYLIASNDEKSIRQSRDGSTPNALWSVELLDGQHYIRLKSCYGKYLTASNVPLLPKVTRSRKVMQTLPEKLCSATEWEAEQDGSIYQVRLKTRYGHFLRPFGGIPPWRNIVTHDIPHRKNATLWEIEVMETRLVPKNVQQPATNFAQITKSFSCSFTEPI, encoded by the exons ATG AATATGAAGTTCTTGGAAACGGCAAAAACAATTCGTCTGAAAACGCACAATGGGAAATACCTAATTGCAAGCAATGATGAGAAATCTATACGCCAAAGCCGTGATGGCTCAACACCAAATGCACTTTGGTCCGTAGAGTTATTGGATGGCCAACACTATATCCGCCTTAAAAGTTGTTATGGCAAGTATTTGACAGCTTCAAATGTTCCATTACTTCCTAAG GTCACCAGATCAAGAAAAGTGATGCAGACGTTGCCTGAGAAATTGTGTTCGGCAACAGAATGGGAGGCAGAACAAGATGGGTCAATATACCAAGTGCGTCTAAAGACGCGATACGGCCATTTCCTAAGACCCTTTGGAGGAATACCCCCATGGAGGAACATTGTCACACATGATATTCCTCATAGAAAAAATGCTACTCTTTGGGAAATTGAAGTTATGGAGACTCGTTTGGTTCCCAAAAATGTTCAACAACCTGCTACAAATTTTGCCCAAATTACCAAATCATTCTCTTGCTCTTTTACCGAGCCCATATAA
- the LOC107861036 gene encoding uncharacterized protein LOC107861036 isoform X2, with the protein MKFLETAKTIRLKTHNGKYLIASNDEKSIRQSRDGSTPNALWSVELLDGQHYIRLKSCYGKYLTASNVPLLPKVTRSRKVMQTLPEKLCSATEWEAEQDGSIYQVRLKTRYGHFLRPFGGIPPWRNIVTHDIPHRKNATLWEIEVMETRLVPKNVQQPATNFAQITKSFSCSFTEPI; encoded by the exons ATGAAGTTCTTGGAAACGGCAAAAACAATTCGTCTGAAAACGCACAATGGGAAATACCTAATTGCAAGCAATGATGAGAAATCTATACGCCAAAGCCGTGATGGCTCAACACCAAATGCACTTTGGTCCGTAGAGTTATTGGATGGCCAACACTATATCCGCCTTAAAAGTTGTTATGGCAAGTATTTGACAGCTTCAAATGTTCCATTACTTCCTAAG GTCACCAGATCAAGAAAAGTGATGCAGACGTTGCCTGAGAAATTGTGTTCGGCAACAGAATGGGAGGCAGAACAAGATGGGTCAATATACCAAGTGCGTCTAAAGACGCGATACGGCCATTTCCTAAGACCCTTTGGAGGAATACCCCCATGGAGGAACATTGTCACACATGATATTCCTCATAGAAAAAATGCTACTCTTTGGGAAATTGAAGTTATGGAGACTCGTTTGGTTCCCAAAAATGTTCAACAACCTGCTACAAATTTTGCCCAAATTACCAAATCATTCTCTTGCTCTTTTACCGAGCCCATATAA